From one Actinopolyspora saharensis genomic stretch:
- a CDS encoding Dps family protein, whose protein sequence is MAEKGPITSPLGDSERDITAKSLQGTLVDLVDLHLVAKQAHWNVVGSDFRSVHLQLDELVSSAREFADSVAERAAAIGASPDARANTVAESSGVPEFESGWRRDSDVIAAMVEVLDKLIRRLRARIDETDKTDQVTQDLLISIAAKLEEAHWMWQAKTL, encoded by the coding sequence ATGGCCGAGAAGGGTCCGATCACCAGCCCGCTTGGTGACTCCGAACGGGACATAACGGCCAAGTCTTTGCAGGGCACTCTGGTCGACCTCGTCGACCTGCACCTGGTTGCCAAGCAGGCGCATTGGAACGTGGTGGGCAGTGACTTCCGCAGTGTCCACCTGCAACTGGACGAGCTGGTCAGCAGCGCGCGCGAGTTCGCCGACAGCGTCGCCGAACGCGCCGCCGCCATCGGCGCCTCCCCGGACGCGCGGGCGAACACGGTCGCCGAGAGCTCGGGAGTGCCCGAGTTCGAGTCCGGCTGGCGCCGCGACAGCGACGTGATCGCGGCGATGGTGGAGGTGCTGGACAAGCTGATCAGGAGGCTGCGGGCCCGGATCGACGAGACGGACAAGACCGATCAGGTGACGCAGGACCTGCTGATCTCCATAGCGGCGAAGCTCGAGGAGGCGCACTGGATGTGGCAGGCCAAGACTTTGTAG